One window of the Shewanella litorisediminis genome contains the following:
- the ccmI gene encoding c-type cytochrome biogenesis protein CcmI codes for MTTFWILIAFVVLIGLMLIWVPHFRQQRLLQAEEAGVRKQTNLELFNERLAILEKELAEGLLDNQEFEALKKELEISLLQDIKQGNDESLVNTVKPKGLLWPVVMSVTILGISGYMYQHLGQYENVANPPRAANPHEGMTAEQIMSQRVQMMEMAVQAEPDNSQAWFNLGHAYISANRFDEAVNAFDKVMALVGTHAELLGPKATALYYKNNQQMSAEIQALIDQSLSLDPQDPSTLLLVGMDSFFTANYQKAIDAWQSILATERTDIDRTALMNAIETARMKMAAESGEMPQDSVHQPIAKAEQTVTVQISVSPELAANVSDSDMLFIFARATEGPKVPLAATKISAKALPATVTLDDSTNMGGDVKLSSAKQVEIIAVLSKHGSVKPQSGDLKGSLNEVAVGGESVNLVLDTLVQ; via the coding sequence ATGACCACATTCTGGATTTTGATTGCATTTGTTGTGCTGATCGGCCTTATGCTGATCTGGGTGCCCCACTTCCGGCAGCAGCGTCTGCTACAGGCAGAAGAAGCTGGTGTGCGAAAGCAAACCAACCTCGAACTCTTTAACGAACGTTTAGCGATTCTGGAAAAAGAACTGGCCGAAGGTCTGTTGGATAATCAGGAATTCGAAGCGCTGAAAAAAGAACTCGAGATTAGCCTGCTGCAGGACATCAAGCAGGGCAATGACGAGTCTCTGGTTAACACTGTAAAGCCCAAAGGCCTGCTCTGGCCTGTGGTCATGTCAGTGACTATCCTGGGTATTTCCGGATACATGTATCAGCACCTCGGCCAGTATGAAAACGTGGCCAACCCTCCCCGTGCCGCCAATCCACATGAAGGTATGACCGCCGAACAGATCATGTCCCAGCGGGTACAGATGATGGAAATGGCCGTACAAGCCGAACCTGACAACAGCCAAGCCTGGTTTAACCTGGGCCACGCCTATATTTCTGCCAACCGTTTTGATGAAGCCGTCAACGCCTTTGATAAGGTGATGGCGCTGGTAGGTACCCATGCTGAATTACTGGGTCCCAAAGCCACAGCCCTTTACTACAAGAATAATCAACAGATGTCGGCCGAGATCCAGGCGTTGATAGACCAGTCTTTGTCACTGGATCCGCAGGATCCCTCAACGCTGCTGTTGGTGGGCATGGATTCATTCTTTACCGCAAACTATCAAAAAGCTATCGACGCATGGCAGAGCATTCTGGCTACCGAGCGCACCGATATCGATAGAACCGCGCTGATGAACGCTATCGAAACCGCACGGATGAAGATGGCCGCCGAATCCGGTGAGATGCCCCAGGACAGCGTACATCAGCCAATTGCCAAGGCAGAACAAACGGTAACAGTGCAAATTTCCGTATCACCTGAGCTTGCTGCCAATGTCAGCGATTCAGATATGCTGTTTATCTTTGCCCGTGCGACTGAAGGCCCAAAAGTCCCTCTGGCCGCGACCAAGATCAGCGCCAAGGCGTTGCCAGCCACAGTGACCCTGGATGACAGCACCAATATGGGCGGAGACGTGAAACTCAGCAGCGCCAAGCAAGTTGAGATCATTGCGGTACTGTCAAAGCACGGCAGTGT